A region of Osmerus eperlanus chromosome 9, fOsmEpe2.1, whole genome shotgun sequence DNA encodes the following proteins:
- the LOC134026908 gene encoding serine/threonine-protein kinase PAK 6, with amino-acid sequence MFRKKKKKRPEISAPRNFEHRVHTSFDAKRGCFVGLPTQWQSLIENLRRPKPMVDPSRITDVELRPKKTIVRGSMIGHGDYIAAMINDMSRLSVTSSNSLRKSSPSSRRRAQSLGRLGEVCEGDVYQYEDLGLEDHLAQREWRDGARNDLREGAPPYSDTKTSVSLQPNGVLPRARSTYEVSVSSLDGPPPPPLPLLAYGGGQVGSPTDRLMMRREFPLSRAIPPNQRPVACFYSPAMAVHQAPGAPGAPPAEYRTNIPLYIHPHSPGGPYSSYDLKAESAVRHHSSLLASGTSSPLVSSIRAHRPVRSSASYTLGLSPNMGQLRPGGPEPYHRHSACPNPPHPRQDSPSQPRPSPTGSLATSPPGTCSPAFRPPHHPCPRPPPDPPKVTHEQFKAALQMVVDKGDPRSYLENFVKIGEGSTGVVCIAREKHSGRQVAVKMMDLRRQQRRELLFNEVVIMRDYQHRCVVEMFKSALVEEELWVIMEYLQGGALTNIVSETRLSEEQIATVSEAVLQALAYLHSQGVIHRDIKSDSILLTLDGRIKLSDFGFCAQVSKDIPRRKSLVGTPYWMAPEVISKSPYGTEVDVWSLGIMVVEMVDGEPPYFSETPVAAMRRLRDEPAPSVRHASQVSPVLKDFLDRMLTRDPGQRASATDLLEHPFLLQSSSPQCLVPLVEQYRKRMSRC; translated from the exons ATGTTTcgcaagaagaaaaagaagaggcCCGAGATCTCGGCCCCGAGGAACTTCGAGCACCGGGTGCACACCTCGTTCGACGCCAAGCGCGGCTGCTTCGTGGGCCTGCCAACGCAATGGCAGAGTCTGATCGAGAACCTGCGGCGGCCCAAACCCATGGTGGACCCGTCCAGGATCACAGACGTGGAACTCAGACCCAAGAAG ACCATCGTGCGGGGAAGCATGATCGGACACGGGGACTACATCGCCGCCATGATCAACGACATGAGCCGGCTGTCGGTCACCAGCTCCAACTCCCTGAGGAAGAGCAGCCCCTCGTCCAGGAGGAGGGCTCAGTCTCTGGGCCGGCTGGGGGAGGTCTGCGAGGGGGACGTGTACCAGTACGAGGACCTGGGTCTGGAGGATCACCTGGCccagagggagtggagggacggggcccgGAACGACCTCCGCGAGGGCGCGCCTCCGTACTCGGACACGAAGACGAGCGTCTCCCTCCAGCCCAACGGGGTCCTCCCCCGGGCCAGGTCCACCTACGAGGTGAGCGTGAGCTCTCTGGAcgggcccccgcccccccccctgcccctgctggcctacgggggaggacaggtgggTAGCCCCACCGACAGactgatgatgaggagggagTTTCCTCTGAGCAGGGCCATCCCTCCCAACCAGCGGCCCGTAGCCTGCTTCTACAGCCCGGCCATGGCTGTCCACCAGGCCCCTGGAGCCCCTGGAGCTCCCCCTGCAGAGTACCGCACCAACATACCTCTGTACATCCACccccacagccctggggggccTTACTCCTCATACGACCTCAAG GCAGAGTCTGCTGTCAGGCATCACTCCAGCCTACTCGCTAGCGGCACCAGCAGCCCACTAGTGAGCAGCATCAGAGCCCACAGGCCGGTCCGCTCCTCCGCCAGTTACACCCTGGGCCTGTCCCCCAACATGGGCCAGCTGAGGCCTGGAGGTCCTGAGCCTTACCACCGACACTCAGCCTGCCccaacccccctcaccccagacaggacagcccctcccagcctcgACCCTCCCCAACGGGCTCCCTGGCCACCAGCCCCCCGGGAACCTGCTCCCCGGCCTtcagacccccccaccacccctgccccaggccccccccagacccccccaaagTGACTCACGAGCAGTTCAAGGCTGCCCTGCAGATGGTGGTGGATAAGGGAGACCCGCGGTCGTACCTGGAGAACTTTGTGAAGATCGGGGAGGGCTCCACGGGGGTGGTCTGCATCGCCAGGGAGAAGCACAGTGGCCGGCAGGTGGCCGTGAAGATGATGGACCTGCggagacagcagaggagagagctgcTGTTTAACGAG GTGGTCATCATGAGGGACTACCAGcacaggtgtgtggtggagatGTTCAAGTCTgcgctggtggaggaggagctgtgggTCATCATGGAGTACCTGCAGGGTGGAGCGCTCACTAACATCGTGTCTGAGACGAG gctgagCGAGGAGCAGATAGCCACGGTGAGTGAGGCAGTGCTGCAGGCCCTGGCCTACCTCCACTCCCAGGGGGTCATCCACAGAGACATCAAAAGTGACTCCATCCTGCTCACACTGGACGGCAGG ATCAAGCTGTCAGACTTTGGGTTCTGTGCCCAAGTCAGCAAAGATATCCCCAGGAGGAAGTCCCTGGTGGGGACGCCCTACTGGATGGCCCCCGAGGTCATCTCCAAGTCCCCATATGGCACCGAG GTGGACGTGTGGTCGCTGGGCATCATGGTGGTGGAGATGGTGGACGGGGAGCCGCCCTACTTCAGTGAGACTCCTGTTGCAGCCATGAGGCGCCTGAGGGATGAGCCTGCCCCCTCCGTCAGACACGCCAGCCAG GTCTCCCCAGTGCTGAAGGACTTCCTGGACCGCATGTTGACCCGGGACCCAGGGCAGCGAGCCAGCGCCACAGACCTGCTGGAGCACCCCTTCCTGCTGCAGAGCAGCTCACCCCAGTGCCTGGTCCCCCTGGTGGAGCAGTACCGCAAGCGCATGTCCCGCTGCTGA
- the bub1bb gene encoding mitotic checkpoint serine/threonine-protein kinase BUB1 beta encodes MAEGGDADWELCKENIQPLKGGRAIAALNQALSLQEGFSSATNQHKQAFESELRLYEGDDPLDVWDRYVKWTEQTFPQGGKESNLSVLLERAVMRFTKENKYHNDVRYVDLWIKFAENCPEPLDVYRYMQAQGIGTMQASFYIAWSEEYEKQANYRKADTVFQEGFRCHAEPLEKLKQFHKGLQARVSRQVMTGMLEEDEEDAARVKEQERMSLVDLKHRGKKKAVAPINRVGAALSGKSSGLSSQGEAAAGSGSNTRFRVFDENRAVSAAPAEPRLESWMAPPTSRAKENEQRPEKWSSIKMPQRSRFGHVVVAPPSEPNFQPFVEESDQPPAMTPCKINPAVNSVLSARKPCREETPLKRLQEHSQQQQASGGASGGAQSGASSGAQEQSMYCKELLLSGASEFCFEELRAERYRQRASAEPSGREG; translated from the exons ATGGCCGAAGGAGGAGACGCAGACTGGGAGTTGTGCAAAGAGAACATCCAGCCTCTGAAAGGGGGTCGAGCTATTGCTGCTTTAAACCAGGCACTCAGTCTCCAGGAGGGCTTTAGCTCGGCCACTAACCAACACAAACA GGCATTTGAGTCTGAACTGCGATTGTATGAAGGGGACGACCCGCTTGATGTTTGGGATCG GTATGTAAAATGGACCGAGCAAACCTTTCCTCAGGGGGGAAAGGAAAGTAACCTTAGCGTGCTGTTGGAGCGAGCGGTGATGCGCTTTACCAAGGAAAATAAATATCACAACGATGTCCGCTATGTTGACTTGTGGATTAAATTT GCGGAGAACTGTCCAGAACCTTTGGATGTCTACAGGTACATGCAAGCCCAGGGGATTGGCACAATGCAGGCGTCTTTTTACATTGCCTGGTCAGAGGAGTATGAGAAACAGGCTAACTACCGCAAGGCAGACACAGTCTTCCAGGAGGGCTTTAGGTGTCATGCTGAACCTCTGGAGAAACTGAAGCAGTTTCACAA AGGTCTGCAGGCCCGTGTTTCCAGGCAGGTGATGACAGGcatgttggaggaggatgaggaggatgctgccagagtcaaggaacaggaGAGAATGTCTCTGGTGGACCTCAAGCACAGGGGCAAGAAGAAGGCTGTTGCACCCATTAACAGAGTGGGTGCAGCTCTCAGCG gTAAGTCCAGTGGGCTGTCGTCGCAGGGAGAAGCTGCAGCCGGGAGCGGCTCCAACACTCGCTTCAGGGTTTTTGATGAGAACCGAGCGGTCAGCGCTGCGCCGGCAGAACCAAGGTTAGAGTCGTGGATGGCTCCGCCCACGTCCAGGGCCAAGGAGAACGAGCAGAGGCCAGAGAAATGGAGCAGCATTAAG ATGCCTCAGAGGTCCAGGTTTGGCCACGTCGTCGTGGCTCCTCCCAGCGAGCCCAACTTCCAGCCGTTCGTTGAGGAGTCAGACCAGCCTCCAGCCAT GACTCCGTGTAAGATCAACCCTGCGGTGAACTCTGTGTTGTCTGCTCGGAAGCCGTGCCGTGAAGAGACGCCCCTGAAGAGACTTCAGGAGCactcccagcagcagcaggcatCCGGCGGGGCGTCCGGCGGGGCGCAGAGCGGAGCGAGCAGCGGGGCGCAGGAGCAGAGCATGTACTGCAAGGAGCTGCTGCTCAGCGGCGCCTCCGAGTTCTGCTTCGAGGAGCTGCGGGCGGAGCGCTACCGGCAGAGAGCGTCCGCAGAGCCGTCAGGGAGGGAAGGCTGA
- the zfyve19 gene encoding abscission/NoCut checkpoint regulator isoform X1, with translation MNNRCYCCASKFSLFKKELGCKSCGRSFCSGCLTYNAVLPRYGNTQQKVCKQCHGNLTSSEKQNDAAKWSPPENYKKRIAALEAKQGQPGNGGIGKAKAGPAVPPIPTRGLSKEDWAIAERLQRLKDDTKPKSIPSDKEIESRLAALKAPSQPVPSAGEMEDRLAALKAPSQPVPSAGEMEDRLAALKAPSQPVPSAGEMEDRLAALKAPSQPVPSAGEMEDRLAALQGRPLSSQSPPPVHKPPDNRTQTEQANDLITQMSEEVAIDNNQSNRDDCPLNDLNKREGLEENLDEGPHEARRLEAEGRLEAEGRLEAEGNRLLAEAVDELRQDRASQEHVLQMAKRLAQLRGQDPDKVTLEDFQHPDSEEESEEEAMARIMKQLTEEAALDESSGYNIPPEHSGPRNTEKKAASKTPAAGPGPQTKPSLVARQDSDCDDEELPWCCICNEDASLRCHTCDGDLYCNRCFREGHDKYDRKEHRTASYTAPRKTKNRT, from the exons ATGAACAACCGTTGTTATTGTTGTGCCTCAAAATTTTCACTTTTCAAGAAAGAG TTGGGTTGTAAAAGTTGCGGTCGTTCTTTTTGCTCTGGATGTCTTACTTACAACGCAGTGTTGCCTCGATATGGCAACACTCAGCAGAAGGTCTGCAAACAATGTCACGGAAACCTCACAAG TAGCGAGAAACAAAACGACGCTGCAAAATGGTCCCCACCTGAAAACTACAAAAA ACGGATTGCTGCTCTGGAGGCTAAACAAGGTCAGCCAGGGAATGGAGGCATTGGGAAAGCCAAAGCAGGCCCAGCCGTCCCTCCCATACCAACCAGAGGCTTAAGTAAGGAGGACTGGGCTATCGCTGAGAGGCTGCAGAGGCTGAAGGACGACACTAAACCAA AATCCATCCCGTCAGATAAGGAGATAGAGTCCCGCCTAGCCGCCCTGAAggcccccagccagccagttccCTCtgcaggggagatggaggatcgCCTGGCCGCCCTGAAggcccccagccagccagttccCTCtgcaggggagatggaggatcgCCTGGCCGCCCTGAAggcccccagccagccagttccCTCtgcaggggagatggaggatcgCCTGGCCGCCCTGAAggcccccagccagccagttccCTCtgcaggggagatggaggatcgCCTGGCCGCCTTGCAGGgcaggcctctctcctctcaatcCCCTCCCCCT GTACATAAGCCGCCAGATAACCGGACCCAGACAGAACAGGCCAATGATCTGATAACACAGATGTCAGAGGAAGTCGCCATAGACAACAATCAGTCGAATCGTGATG ACTGCCCTCTGAACGACCTGAACAAGCGagagggactggaggagaacctGGACGAGGGCCCGCACGAggccaggaggctggaggctgaggggaggctggaggctgaggggaggctggaggctgaggggaaTCGCCTGCTGGCTGAGGCCGTGGATGAGCTGAGGCAGGACCGGGCCTCCCAGGAACACGTCCTGCAGATGGCCAAGAGACTGGCTCAGCTGAGGGGACAGGACCCTGACAAAG TCACCCTGGAGGACTTCCAGCACCCAGACAGCGAGGAGGAGTCCGAGGAGGAGGCCATGGCCAGGATAATGAAACAG CTCACTGAGGAGGCTGCCCTGGACGAGTCCAGTGGGTACAACATTCCTCCAGAGCACAGCGGCCCTAGGAACACCGAGAAGAAGGCTGCCAGCAAGACACcg GCCGCAGGTCCAGGCCCCCAGACCAAGCCCTCGCTCGTGGCTCGTCAGGACTCTGACTGTGACGACGAGGAGCTTCCCTGGTGCTGCATCTGCAACGAGGACGCCTCGCTTCGCTGTCACACCTGCGACGGAGACCTCTACTGCAACCGCTGCTTCAG aGAGGGCCATGATAAATACGACAGGAAGGAGCATCGCACGGCCAGCTACACTGCTCCTCGGAAGACGAAGAACAGGACGTGA
- the zfyve19 gene encoding abscission/NoCut checkpoint regulator isoform X3, whose protein sequence is MNNRCYCCASKFSLFKKELGCKSCGRSFCSGCLTYNAVLPRYGNTQQKVCKQCHGNLTSSEKQNDAAKWSPPENYKKRIAALEAKQGQPGNGGIGKAKAGPAVPPIPTRGLSKEDWAIAERLQRLKDDTKPKSIPSDKEIESRLAALKAPSQPVPSAGEMEDRLAALKAPSQPVPSAGEMEDRLAALKAPSQPVPSAGEMEDRLAALKAPSQPVPSAGEMEDRLAALQGRPLSSQSPPPVHKPPDNRTQTEQANDLITQMSEEVAIDNNQSNRDDCPLNDLNKREGLEENLDEGPHEARRLEAEGNRLLAEAVDELRQDRASQEHVLQMAKRLAQLRGQDPDKVTLEDFQHPDSEEESEEEAMARIMKQLTEEAALDESSGYNIPPEHSGPRNTEKKAASKTPAAGPGPQTKPSLVARQDSDCDDEELPWCCICNEDASLRCHTCDGDLYCNRCFREGHDKYDRKEHRTASYTAPRKTKNRT, encoded by the exons ATGAACAACCGTTGTTATTGTTGTGCCTCAAAATTTTCACTTTTCAAGAAAGAG TTGGGTTGTAAAAGTTGCGGTCGTTCTTTTTGCTCTGGATGTCTTACTTACAACGCAGTGTTGCCTCGATATGGCAACACTCAGCAGAAGGTCTGCAAACAATGTCACGGAAACCTCACAAG TAGCGAGAAACAAAACGACGCTGCAAAATGGTCCCCACCTGAAAACTACAAAAA ACGGATTGCTGCTCTGGAGGCTAAACAAGGTCAGCCAGGGAATGGAGGCATTGGGAAAGCCAAAGCAGGCCCAGCCGTCCCTCCCATACCAACCAGAGGCTTAAGTAAGGAGGACTGGGCTATCGCTGAGAGGCTGCAGAGGCTGAAGGACGACACTAAACCAA AATCCATCCCGTCAGATAAGGAGATAGAGTCCCGCCTAGCCGCCCTGAAggcccccagccagccagttccCTCtgcaggggagatggaggatcgCCTGGCCGCCCTGAAggcccccagccagccagttccCTCtgcaggggagatggaggatcgCCTGGCCGCCCTGAAggcccccagccagccagttccCTCtgcaggggagatggaggatcgCCTGGCCGCCCTGAAggcccccagccagccagttccCTCtgcaggggagatggaggatcgCCTGGCCGCCTTGCAGGgcaggcctctctcctctcaatcCCCTCCCCCT GTACATAAGCCGCCAGATAACCGGACCCAGACAGAACAGGCCAATGATCTGATAACACAGATGTCAGAGGAAGTCGCCATAGACAACAATCAGTCGAATCGTGATG ACTGCCCTCTGAACGACCTGAACAAGCGagagggactggaggagaacctGGACGAGGGCCCGCACGAggccaggag gctggaggctgaggggaaTCGCCTGCTGGCTGAGGCCGTGGATGAGCTGAGGCAGGACCGGGCCTCCCAGGAACACGTCCTGCAGATGGCCAAGAGACTGGCTCAGCTGAGGGGACAGGACCCTGACAAAG TCACCCTGGAGGACTTCCAGCACCCAGACAGCGAGGAGGAGTCCGAGGAGGAGGCCATGGCCAGGATAATGAAACAG CTCACTGAGGAGGCTGCCCTGGACGAGTCCAGTGGGTACAACATTCCTCCAGAGCACAGCGGCCCTAGGAACACCGAGAAGAAGGCTGCCAGCAAGACACcg GCCGCAGGTCCAGGCCCCCAGACCAAGCCCTCGCTCGTGGCTCGTCAGGACTCTGACTGTGACGACGAGGAGCTTCCCTGGTGCTGCATCTGCAACGAGGACGCCTCGCTTCGCTGTCACACCTGCGACGGAGACCTCTACTGCAACCGCTGCTTCAG aGAGGGCCATGATAAATACGACAGGAAGGAGCATCGCACGGCCAGCTACACTGCTCCTCGGAAGACGAAGAACAGGACGTGA
- the zfyve19 gene encoding abscission/NoCut checkpoint regulator isoform X2, translating into MNNRCYCCASKFSLFKKELGCKSCGRSFCSGCLTYNAVLPRYGNTQQKVCKQCHGNLTSEKQNDAAKWSPPENYKKRIAALEAKQGQPGNGGIGKAKAGPAVPPIPTRGLSKEDWAIAERLQRLKDDTKPKSIPSDKEIESRLAALKAPSQPVPSAGEMEDRLAALKAPSQPVPSAGEMEDRLAALKAPSQPVPSAGEMEDRLAALKAPSQPVPSAGEMEDRLAALQGRPLSSQSPPPVHKPPDNRTQTEQANDLITQMSEEVAIDNNQSNRDDCPLNDLNKREGLEENLDEGPHEARRLEAEGRLEAEGRLEAEGNRLLAEAVDELRQDRASQEHVLQMAKRLAQLRGQDPDKVTLEDFQHPDSEEESEEEAMARIMKQLTEEAALDESSGYNIPPEHSGPRNTEKKAASKTPAAGPGPQTKPSLVARQDSDCDDEELPWCCICNEDASLRCHTCDGDLYCNRCFREGHDKYDRKEHRTASYTAPRKTKNRT; encoded by the exons ATGAACAACCGTTGTTATTGTTGTGCCTCAAAATTTTCACTTTTCAAGAAAGAG TTGGGTTGTAAAAGTTGCGGTCGTTCTTTTTGCTCTGGATGTCTTACTTACAACGCAGTGTTGCCTCGATATGGCAACACTCAGCAGAAGGTCTGCAAACAATGTCACGGAAACCTCACAAG CGAGAAACAAAACGACGCTGCAAAATGGTCCCCACCTGAAAACTACAAAAA ACGGATTGCTGCTCTGGAGGCTAAACAAGGTCAGCCAGGGAATGGAGGCATTGGGAAAGCCAAAGCAGGCCCAGCCGTCCCTCCCATACCAACCAGAGGCTTAAGTAAGGAGGACTGGGCTATCGCTGAGAGGCTGCAGAGGCTGAAGGACGACACTAAACCAA AATCCATCCCGTCAGATAAGGAGATAGAGTCCCGCCTAGCCGCCCTGAAggcccccagccagccagttccCTCtgcaggggagatggaggatcgCCTGGCCGCCCTGAAggcccccagccagccagttccCTCtgcaggggagatggaggatcgCCTGGCCGCCCTGAAggcccccagccagccagttccCTCtgcaggggagatggaggatcgCCTGGCCGCCCTGAAggcccccagccagccagttccCTCtgcaggggagatggaggatcgCCTGGCCGCCTTGCAGGgcaggcctctctcctctcaatcCCCTCCCCCT GTACATAAGCCGCCAGATAACCGGACCCAGACAGAACAGGCCAATGATCTGATAACACAGATGTCAGAGGAAGTCGCCATAGACAACAATCAGTCGAATCGTGATG ACTGCCCTCTGAACGACCTGAACAAGCGagagggactggaggagaacctGGACGAGGGCCCGCACGAggccaggaggctggaggctgaggggaggctggaggctgaggggaggctggaggctgaggggaaTCGCCTGCTGGCTGAGGCCGTGGATGAGCTGAGGCAGGACCGGGCCTCCCAGGAACACGTCCTGCAGATGGCCAAGAGACTGGCTCAGCTGAGGGGACAGGACCCTGACAAAG TCACCCTGGAGGACTTCCAGCACCCAGACAGCGAGGAGGAGTCCGAGGAGGAGGCCATGGCCAGGATAATGAAACAG CTCACTGAGGAGGCTGCCCTGGACGAGTCCAGTGGGTACAACATTCCTCCAGAGCACAGCGGCCCTAGGAACACCGAGAAGAAGGCTGCCAGCAAGACACcg GCCGCAGGTCCAGGCCCCCAGACCAAGCCCTCGCTCGTGGCTCGTCAGGACTCTGACTGTGACGACGAGGAGCTTCCCTGGTGCTGCATCTGCAACGAGGACGCCTCGCTTCGCTGTCACACCTGCGACGGAGACCTCTACTGCAACCGCTGCTTCAG aGAGGGCCATGATAAATACGACAGGAAGGAGCATCGCACGGCCAGCTACACTGCTCCTCGGAAGACGAAGAACAGGACGTGA
- the ppp1r14d gene encoding protein phosphatase 1 regulatory subunit 14B: MASEPSTQSRVMFQTSDKTQENTQRKLGKLTVKYNRKDLQRRLDIEEWIDGQLHLLLDCEEEEIPELEIDIDELLELPDEEQRARLHELLLGCGKPKEDFINGLLYRMKGLRKMSGPLKK; the protein is encoded by the exons ATGGCTTCTGAGCCCAGCACCCAGTCCAGGGTGATGTTCCAGACCTCAGACAAGACCCAAGAGAACACACAGCGCAAGCTGGGGAAGCTGACAGTCAAGTACAACCGTAAGGACCTGCAGAGGAGGCTGGACATCGAGGAGTGGATCGACGGACAGCTGCACCTGCTCTTAGACTGTGAG gagGAAGAGATACCAGAACTAGAGATTGACATAGATGAGCTTCTGGAGCTGCCTGACGAGGAGCAGAGAGCCAGACTGCAT GAGTTATTGCTTGGGTGTGGCAAGCCAAAAGAG gACTTTATCAACGGGCTGCTTTATAGAATGAAGGGCCTTCGGAAAATGTCTGGCCCTTTGAAGAAATAA